In the genome of Bradyrhizobium arachidis, one region contains:
- the nrdR gene encoding transcriptional regulator NrdR, with amino-acid sequence MRCPNCNSLDTQVKDSRPTEDSSVIRRRRVCVACEFRFTTFERVQLRELTVIKRNGRRVPFDRDKLMRSVQISLRKRQVEPERVEKMVSTIVRELETGGEAEISSEVIGETVMEHLRTLDDVAYVRFASVYRNFREAKDFADVLGELSGEEEARLAAIRK; translated from the coding sequence ATGCGCTGCCCGAACTGCAACAGTCTCGATACGCAGGTAAAGGACTCGCGTCCGACCGAGGATTCTTCCGTCATCCGCAGGCGGCGCGTGTGCGTCGCCTGCGAATTCCGTTTCACCACCTTCGAGCGCGTGCAGCTGCGCGAGCTCACGGTGATCAAGCGCAACGGCCGCCGCGTGCCGTTCGACCGCGACAAGCTGATGCGCTCGGTGCAGATTTCCTTGCGCAAGCGGCAGGTCGAGCCGGAGCGGGTGGAGAAGATGGTCTCCACCATCGTGCGCGAGCTCGAGACCGGCGGTGAGGCCGAGATCTCCTCCGAGGTGATCGGCGAGACCGTGATGGAGCATCTGCGCACGCTCGACGACGTCGCCTATGTGCGCTTCGCCTCCGTCTACCGCAATTTCCGCGAGGCCAAGGATTTCGCCGACGTGCTCGGCGAGCTCTCCGGTGAGGAGGAAGCGCGGCTCGCCGCGATCCGCAAATGA
- the glyA gene encoding serine hydroxymethyltransferase yields the protein MTLAKTASAPDSFFTASLEQADPEIAAAIKGELGRQRHEVELIASENIVSRAVLEAQGSVMTNKYAEGYPGARYYGGCEWVDVAENLAIDRAKKLFGANFANVQPNSGSQMNQAVFLALLQPGDTFMGLDLAAGGHLTHGSPVNMSGKWFKAAHYTVRREDQIIDMDAVQKQAEEVKPKLIVAGGSAYSRAWDFKRFREIADSVGAYLLVDMAHFAGLVAGGVHASPVPYAHVTTTTTHKSLRGPRGGLILSNDEVLAKKLNSAIFPGLQGGPLMHVIAAKAVAFGEALRPDFKVYAKNVVENAKALAEAMKSHGFDIVSGGTDNHLMLVDLRPKGLKGNVSEKALVRAAITCNKNGIPFDPEKPFVTSGLRLGTPAATTRGFGVAEFQQVGGMIAEVLNAIAQSDDGKAPLVEAAIKERVKALTDRFPIYQ from the coding sequence ATGACCCTCGCCAAAACCGCCTCTGCGCCCGATTCGTTTTTCACCGCCTCGCTCGAGCAGGCCGACCCGGAAATCGCCGCCGCCATCAAGGGCGAGCTCGGCCGGCAGCGCCACGAGGTCGAGCTGATCGCCTCCGAGAACATCGTCAGCCGGGCCGTGCTGGAAGCGCAGGGTTCGGTGATGACCAACAAGTACGCAGAGGGTTATCCGGGCGCGCGCTACTATGGCGGTTGTGAGTGGGTCGACGTCGCCGAGAACCTCGCGATCGATCGCGCCAAGAAGCTGTTCGGCGCCAACTTCGCCAACGTGCAGCCGAACTCCGGCAGCCAGATGAACCAGGCGGTGTTCCTGGCGCTGCTGCAGCCCGGCGACACCTTCATGGGTCTCGATCTTGCGGCCGGCGGCCATCTCACCCACGGCTCGCCCGTCAACATGAGCGGCAAGTGGTTCAAGGCCGCGCACTACACCGTGCGCCGCGAGGACCAGATCATCGACATGGACGCGGTCCAGAAGCAGGCTGAAGAGGTCAAGCCGAAGCTGATCGTCGCCGGCGGCTCGGCCTATTCGCGGGCCTGGGACTTCAAGCGCTTCCGCGAGATCGCGGACAGCGTCGGCGCGTATCTGCTGGTCGACATGGCCCACTTCGCCGGCCTCGTCGCCGGCGGCGTGCATGCTTCGCCCGTGCCCTATGCCCATGTCACCACCACGACCACGCACAAGTCGCTGCGCGGTCCGCGCGGCGGTCTGATCCTCAGTAACGACGAGGTGCTCGCCAAGAAGCTCAATTCGGCGATCTTCCCGGGCCTCCAGGGCGGTCCGCTGATGCATGTGATCGCGGCGAAGGCCGTCGCCTTCGGCGAGGCGCTGCGGCCGGACTTCAAGGTCTATGCCAAGAACGTCGTCGAGAACGCCAAGGCGCTGGCCGAAGCGATGAAGAGCCATGGCTTCGACATTGTCTCGGGCGGCACCGATAACCATCTGATGCTGGTTGACCTCCGGCCGAAGGGCCTGAAAGGCAATGTCTCGGAGAAGGCGCTGGTTCGCGCTGCCATCACCTGCAACAAGAACGGCATTCCGTTCGACCCCGAAAAGCCGTTCGTCACCTCGGGCCTGCGTCTCGGCACGCCTGCGGCGACGACCCGCGGCTTCGGCGTCGCTGAATTCCAGCAGGTCGGCGGCATGATCGCCGAGGTCCTCAACGCGATCGCGCAGTCCGACGACGGCAAGGCGCCGCTGGTCGAGGCCGCGATCAAGGAACGGGTCAAGGCGCTCACCGACCGGTTCCCGATCTATCAGTAA
- the ldtR gene encoding transcriptional regulator LdtR: MMKAVATAADTAERVSGQQGSVQSLYLEALTLVERLHRRLLDVIKDEFDRRGRADINSVQALLLYNIGDKELTAGELRTRGYYLGSNVSYNLKKLVELGFLDHQRSRVDRRSVRIRLTPQGQEVRRIVDALYQKHVKTVEQVGGISGEEFSTLNKSLHRLERFWTDQILYRL, translated from the coding sequence ATGATGAAAGCCGTCGCAACTGCGGCAGATACGGCAGAGCGCGTCTCCGGCCAGCAAGGTTCGGTGCAGTCGCTCTATCTGGAAGCTTTGACTCTGGTGGAGCGGCTGCATCGCCGTCTCCTCGACGTCATCAAGGACGAGTTCGATCGCCGCGGCCGCGCGGACATCAATTCGGTGCAGGCGCTCTTGCTCTACAACATCGGCGACAAGGAGCTGACCGCGGGCGAGTTGCGCACGCGCGGCTACTATCTCGGCTCCAACGTCTCCTACAATCTGAAGAAGCTCGTCGAGCTCGGCTTCCTCGATCATCAGCGCTCGCGCGTTGATCGCCGCTCGGTGCGCATCCGCCTGACCCCGCAGGGCCAGGAAGTCCGCCGCATCGTCGACGCGCTCTATCAGAAGCACGTCAAGACGGTCGAGCAGGTCGGTGGCATCTCGGGCGAGGAGTTCTCCACGCTCAACAAGTCGCTGCACCGTCTCGAGCGGTTCTGGACCGACCAGATCCTGTACCGGCTCTGA